The DNA sequence CTGAGAATGAAATAACACTCGCTATTATCAAAGCTTTAAAAGAAGGCCGTAAAAAACAGTTTCAGGAAATTATTGATGAACTTCATCCTTACGACATTGCTCTCCAGTACAAAACGGTGCCGGCGAAACATAATCATAAATTCCTTTCATACTTATCCATCGAACAGCTCACAGAACTAATGGAGGAACTTGAACAGGAAGAGCAGCTGGAAGTGCTTGAGGCACTCGGTGCGAGAAGGTCGACTAAAGTTCTCGATCTGATGGAGAACGATGAGCTCGCGTCCTTCCTCTCAGATCTGGAACCGGAAAAGATTAAAGAACTGCTTGCGGATATGAAACACGAAGAATCTGAAACGGTCCAAAACCTTATGAATTATCCTCCGGAAACCGCTGGACGAATTATGAATAACCGGTTTGTATGGATTAAAAAACATTATACAATCGGAGAAGCAATAGATAAGCTGAAGCATTTCGTTGAACTTGCGGAATATCTGAACTACCTGTATGTAATTGATGAAGATAAAAAGCTGGTGGGCGTTGTCTCCTATCGGGACCTGCTCCTCGCAGACATTAATGATCGAATCGAAGACGTGATGTACAGCCGCGTTGTTAAAGTCGAAGTCGATACGGATCAGGAGGAAGCAGCTAAAATTATTAACCGCTATGATTTCGTTTCCCTCCCTGTTGTAGATGAAGATAACGTACTGCGTGGCGTTATAACGGTAGACGATGTTCTTGATGTAGTAATTCAGGAAGCGAATGAAGACATTGAAAAGCTGTCTGCTTCCGGTAAATCAATTGATTTCAACACTAAGCCGATCGTTGCTGCCTACCGCCGGCTTCCCTGGTTGATCGGTCTTCTTTTTGTCGGGCTGGTATCAGGCGGAATTATCAGTGGATTCGAGGATACCCTCGGTACCGTGGTAGCACTTGCCTTTTTCATGCCGATGATCGCAGGGATGACAGGGAATACAGGAACACAGTCCCTTGCTGTAGTCGTCCGTGGTCTTGTAACAGAAGATTTATCGATTAAACAGGTCGTTCATCTCGTGTTCCGCGAATTCTGGGTCGGCATCATCATCGGTATTACGTGCGGCTTCCTCATTTCGATGATTGCCTACTTCTGGCAGGGCAGCTTTATTCTCGGAATAGTCGTCGGTTCTTCCCTTCTTATAACGCTTATTATTGGAACGCTTGCCGGTACGATTATCCCGCTCATTCTTTATAAACTTGATATCGACCCGGCGATTGCTTCCGGTCCGCTTATTACGACCATCAACGATATTCTGTCTCTTCTTATTTACTTCGGTCTCGCTACAGCGATGCTGAGCCAGCTGACGTAAATTAAACGGAGCGTGAGCGCA is a window from the Alkalicoccus halolimnae genome containing:
- the mgtE gene encoding magnesium transporter, with amino-acid sequence MTENEITLAIIKALKEGRKKQFQEIIDELHPYDIALQYKTVPAKHNHKFLSYLSIEQLTELMEELEQEEQLEVLEALGARRSTKVLDLMENDELASFLSDLEPEKIKELLADMKHEESETVQNLMNYPPETAGRIMNNRFVWIKKHYTIGEAIDKLKHFVELAEYLNYLYVIDEDKKLVGVVSYRDLLLADINDRIEDVMYSRVVKVEVDTDQEEAAKIINRYDFVSLPVVDEDNVLRGVITVDDVLDVVIQEANEDIEKLSASGKSIDFNTKPIVAAYRRLPWLIGLLFVGLVSGGIISGFEDTLGTVVALAFFMPMIAGMTGNTGTQSLAVVVRGLVTEDLSIKQVVHLVFREFWVGIIIGITCGFLISMIAYFWQGSFILGIVVGSSLLITLIIGTLAGTIIPLILYKLDIDPAIASGPLITTINDILSLLIYFGLATAMLSQLT